The sequence below is a genomic window from Rhinopithecus roxellana isolate Shanxi Qingling chromosome 19, ASM756505v1, whole genome shotgun sequence.
TAACAATATTAATGGTTGATAACGGTGGATTAATTACTTTAGCTACTGAAGGTCTGTATTTTCCATGTATCATAGATGGCATTTTTGAGGGATTTCTTAGTTGTCTGTCCTGCAGTGCAGGCATAACAATGTTTCCAAAGACACAGGAATGAACCACATCTGGGGGCAGTGAGTGGCTGGCCCCCAGTTCTTACCCAGTGCCTCTGAGACAAGGTGTCCCTGAGCCCACACACTTTACCTGTGAACATGAGAGGTGTGATGGTGGCAAAGGCAAAGACCACCATCCCCAGGATGTTGAAGGCCAGGCCGATCTCAGCCACCCAGGCGTCGGCCAGGCAGTGCTGCAGGAGCTTCAGGACCAGCAGGCTGGTGAGGTAGGGGAGATGCTGAGCTGCAGAACCATAGCCGATTAGTTTGGAATCCCAGCAGAGGGGTGTGCTCAGTTCATACAGGGTCAAGATGTCCTGGGCCCCAAAGTGCACAGTGATCACCACGAAGATGGCCAGTGAGTACAGGGCTAAATGCTTCCTGGACTTCTCTGGGGCTGGAGCCACATAGAGCTGGACAATGGATCGGTGGTGACGGAACGTGAAGAGCCGGGTGGACTTTGGCTCCTTTAAGGTCTCACCAAAGCAGAAAGCTGCATAGAGTGTCATGGCTATCAGCAAGGCTAAGGCCAGCCAGAAGGGGTTGGCATAACCCTGGGCCCGGAGCCAGTGGCCCCCGAGGAGGCTTGCCAGCATCCCAGCCACCCCGATGCTGGCTTCCAGCAGGGCCATCCGGAAGGTGCGGCTGCGGCTGGAGCTGACATCTGCCACGGACGCAAAGCTAGCAGCCAGAAGGCCACCGAAGTCGCCAAGGAGGGCACAAAGGATGCGACCCAACACGAAGTAGCCGACGTGGAGCTGTAGCTGCACCACAAAGACGGACACTAGGGCCTGGAGCAGCAGGCCCAGCGAGGCCAGCACTAGCAGCGGGCGGCGGCCCACACCGTCGCTCCAAGCTCCCAGCAGGGTGGACGAGAACAGCCCCACCAGGAAGCCGCCCACGTTCATGTAGAGGGTCCAGTGGGAAGTAAGGGTCTCCACTTCCTGTAGGGGCACAATGACCAGGGTGCGGTTCCTCACTCTGGGTTGCCCAATCCCCAAATCCTCGCCATCCCGGGAGCTACAGGGATGAGGACTTTCTCTGGAGCCCTAAACCTCAGAGAATCTTAGCACAACTTTCAGAATCTGCCAGTGAAGAGGGGGAAGGACATGGACCAAGGCCccattccctttcctttcccctgctTTTGTTAACCTGCAAGGCCAGACTTTAGCTCAACTTTTCGCATTCCCCACGCTGAGGTTCTCGGTCAGGCCGCTTTGCTCTGATCCCGCCCACCATCCAAAATGCACTCTCCCTCCAGTTACCCCCAACTGTCATTATGCAGGCCCCACCCCTCCGCTGCCGCCACGCTCCAGCCCAGGgccctccccctgccaggctcCTTGCCGCCCCGCTACCTGCATGGTGGGGTCCGCGCTGCGGTTGCTGCAGCCCCCCCTTTGGCGGGTGCCATTGTAGCCGAGGTCGGCACTGAAGCGGTGCCACAGATACTGCGTGGTGAGCGGGCCCTGCAAGACCAAGGCAAAGTTGGCCAGGAAGACCAGCGGCTCTACCGGGCCCCGGCACAGCACAGCAGCCGCGGGACGGACGCGGGGCTTGTCCGGGGGACTCGCGCTTCCCTCCATGTGTGCGCGCAGCGGGGCTGTCGCCAGGCGGGTGGCGGGGCACGCGCGCGACGAGCTGCCTGGGACTGGCGACGTGTGGCGCGGGGCTTGCGCTCTTTGCGCCTGCGCCCGGCGTCCCTCCTTAAATGTCCGGCGGGGAGGGGCCTGGGACCTGAGGCCACCGGACTCTCGCGGGGGGTGCACCTGACTGGGCGTGGGCCGGCGAGGGGCCCGGCACCCCCAGCCCGCGGGATGACCTCACCTGTGAAGTGTGCATAGACAGCGCCCTGCAGCCCTCCCTCCTGGCCCAGACACACCACAAATAACAAGAATATCAATAATTAACATGTATTGACCACTTACAATGTGCTGGGCACGGTATTAAACCCTTTTTGTGCGTTGGTCTCCCGATAACTCTACAGGctagcctatatatatatatatatatttttttttttttttttttttttttttttgagacggagtctggctctgtcgcccaggctggagtgcggtggccggatctcagctcactgcaagctccgcctcccaggttcaggccattcacctgcctccgcctcccaagtagctgggactacaggcgcccgcctcgtcgcccggctagttttttgtattctttagtagagacggggtttcaccgtattagccaggatggtctcgatctcctgaccttgtgatccgcccgtctcggcctcccaaagtgctgggattacaggcttgagccaccgcgcccggcctgggctaGCCAATATTAACCTTCGGTATCTACCGATGAGGAAACCAGGTCATCGGGTACTCAAGGCAGAGCTGGAAGTGCACATGACTCCTGATGCTGCTGATGTTCTGCGCTGTAACAGAGAGGCAGCTGGAGAGGATCGGAGTGCGGCTGAACCCAGCTGCCTGGATTGGAACACCTAGGCTCTGCCACTACCTTGGGTACCACCCTGAGCctgtttttcatctgtaaaatgaagttgcTAACAAAACTTGTCTCAAAAAGTTGTGGAAAAACAGTGTCTGGTATATTCAAAGTGCTATTACTGTTATTAACAGACTGTCACGTCTGggagtggtgactcacacttgtaatcccagcactttgggaggctgaggctcatggatcacttgagctcagaagttcgagaccaacctgggcaacatggtaaaaccatgtctctacaaaaatacacaaaaattagccgggcgtagtagcggatgcctgtagtcccagctactcggga
It includes:
- the SLC46A1 gene encoding proton-coupled folate transporter isoform X2 encodes the protein MEGSASPPDKPRVRPAAAVLCRGPVEPLVFLANFALVLQGPLTTQYLWHRFSADLGYNGTRQRGGCSNRSADPTMQEVETLTSHWTLYMNVGGFLVGLFSSTLLGAWSDGVGRRPLLVLASLGLLLQALVSVFVVQLQLHVGYFVLGRILCALLGDFGGLLAASFASVADVSSSRSRTFRMALLEASIGVAGMLASLLGGHWLRAQGYANPFWLALALLIAMTLYAAFCFGETLKEPKSTRLFTFRHHRSIVQLYVAPAPEKSRKHLALYSLAIFVVITVHFGAQDILTLYELSTPLCWDSKLIGYGSAAQHLPYLTSLLVLKLLQHCLADAWVAEIGLAFNILGMVVFAFATITPLMFTGLQINSTNYQPEKF
- the SLC46A1 gene encoding proton-coupled folate transporter isoform X1, which translates into the protein MEGSASPPDKPRVRPAAAVLCRGPVEPLVFLANFALVLQGPLTTQYLWHRFSADLGYNGTRQRGGCSNRSADPTMQEVETLTSHWTLYMNVGGFLVGLFSSTLLGAWSDGVGRRPLLVLASLGLLLQALVSVFVVQLQLHVGYFVLGRILCALLGDFGGLLAASFASVADVSSSRSRTFRMALLEASIGVAGMLASLLGGHWLRAQGYANPFWLALALLIAMTLYAAFCFGETLKEPKSTRLFTFRHHRSIVQLYVAPAPEKSRKHLALYSLAIFVVITVHFGAQDILTLYELSTPLCWDSKLIGYGSAAQHLPYLTSLLVLKLLQHCLADAWVAEIGLAFNILGMVVFAFATITPLMFTGYGLLFLSLVITPVIRAKLSKLVRETEQGALFSAVACVNNLAMLTASGIFNSLYPATLNFMKGFPFLLGAGLLLIPAVLIGMLEKTVPHPEFQQFPQSP